GTGCGCTGCTGCTGCCCGCCGCTTATTTCATTGATCTGCCGGTGGGCCAGTGCGCCCAGCTCCACCTGCGCCAGGGCCGCCTGCACCCGGCTATGGTCTGCCCCCCTCATGCGCTGTAGTGGGTTCAGGTGGGGGTAGCGGCCCATGCGCACCACGTCTTGCACGTTGGCGGGGTATTGCCAGTCTATGTCTTCTTTCTGCGGGATGTAGGCAATCTGGCGCTGGAAGGAAGATATGGGTTGCCCGGCTAGTCGTACCTGGCCCGCATCTGGCTTTATCAGGCCGAGCATGGCCTTTATCAGGGTGCTCTTGCCGCTACCATTGGCCCCCACCAGGCCATACACCTTGCCAGGTGCCAGCTGCAGGTGTACATTGCGGATGGCAGTTTTGCCCACGTAGCTTACTGTCAGCCCCTGTATGCTCAGCTCGTACGTACTGGGTAGCAGCAGCTGTTTGCCTAGCCGCAGGCGCCAGGCTAGCAGCAGGCCCATGGCCAGCATACTGCCCGCCACAGCGGGCAGCCAGGGTGTAATGGGGGCATCTACCCCGGCGGCTGGTGTCTGTTTGCCGCTATCCCGTGCTGTCAGGCCGTTTACGACGGCTGTAGTATTGTGGCGCAGCATGCTCAGGTAGCTATCGGCTGGGCCACCCGGTTCGCTCAGGCTATCGCCATACAGCTTATCGCCTACCTGGATGTGTCGCTCGCGGGCCAGCTGCTCCAGCAGCTTGGGGTTAATGGTACTCTCCGGGAATACGGCCGTTACGTCTCGTTCGGCTATCAGCCGGCTCAGGGCACGCATGTCAGCAGCCTGCACCTCGGCCTCGGTGGTGGTGCCCATGAGCGGGTATACCGCCAGCCCATAGCGCCGGGCGTAGTAGCGGAAGGCATCGTGGCTGGTGATGAGCACCCTGCGGTGGCGCGGTATCTGTCCAATCTGGGTTTCTATCCATTGGTCCAGCTCGCGCAGCTGCTGGGCATAGGCCTCGTAATTGCGCGCGTAGGCTGCAGCATGCGCAGGATCCCAGCTGCTGAGTGCATCGCGTATGTTTTGGCAATACCGTATTGCGTTGCGCGGATCCATCCAGGCGTGGGGGTCGCTGGCGCCCGCATAATCTGCACTACGGATGGCGGCCACGCCCTCGCTCACGATTACTACACGTGCCTGTGTGCCACTCTGGTCTATCAGCTTTTGTAGCCAGCCCTCCAGGGTCAGGCCATTCACCAGGATCAGCTCAGCAGCCACTATCTGTCGGCTGGTGGCTGGTACAGGCTCATAGATGTGGGGGTCTGTGCCGGCAGGCAGCAGGCTACCCACAGGCTGGTGCGGGCCGGCTATCTGCCGGGCCATGTCGGCTAGAAAGGTGGTGGTGGCCACCACCCTGTGCTGGGCCTGCGCCAGCCCCGATAGAAACAGTATGGACGCAAGGAAAGACTTCAAGGCTACAAAAGTAGCGTTTTTTAGTCATGCCTAATTTTCTCCGAACACGAATGTAAGTCAAACCAAACGCCCCGGTGGTTCGAAAGGATCTTATTTTTTTCGTCGAAATACAGAAATGTTATTCTGTAAAACCCGTAAGTTTGTGGTTGTATGTATATAAATCGTTGAATCCATGAAACTGGACAATATAGATCTCAAGATTCTGCGTATCCTGCAGCAGCAGGGACGCATTACCAATGTGCTTCTTTCCTCTGAGATTGGCCTTTCTCCTGCCCCCAC
This region of Bacteroidota bacterium genomic DNA includes:
- a CDS encoding zinc ABC transporter substrate-binding protein — its product is MKSFLASILFLSGLAQAQHRVVATTTFLADMARQIAGPHQPVGSLLPAGTDPHIYEPVPATSRQIVAAELILVNGLTLEGWLQKLIDQSGTQARVVIVSEGVAAIRSADYAGASDPHAWMDPRNAIRYCQNIRDALSSWDPAHAAAYARNYEAYAQQLRELDQWIETQIGQIPRHRRVLITSHDAFRYYARRYGLAVYPLMGTTTEAEVQAADMRALSRLIAERDVTAVFPESTINPKLLEQLARERHIQVGDKLYGDSLSEPGGPADSYLSMLRHNTTAVVNGLTARDSGKQTPAAGVDAPITPWLPAVAGSMLAMGLLLAWRLRLGKQLLLPSTYELSIQGLTVSYVGKTAIRNVHLQLAPGKVYGLVGANGSGKSTLIKAMLGLIKPDAGQVRLAGQPISSFQRQIAYIPQKEDIDWQYPANVQDVVRMGRYPHLNPLQRMRGADHSRVQAALAQVELGALAHRQINEISGGQQQRTFIARALCQDAAVYLLDEPFVGVDAATEQKMLELLRQLARQGKLILIVHHDLAKAATYFDELVLFNQRVVAQGTAADMLTTENLLHTFGGSGISAPIIQEE